In Leuconostoc kimchii IMSNU 11154, one genomic interval encodes:
- a CDS encoding NADP-dependent oxidoreductase — MRAAVINQYGDKDQLKVVDIVVPTIGDDEVLVENVAVSINPIDYKARQGLLQQMFQWQFPVVLGWDIAGTIIAVGDNVDNFHVGEAVFARPDTDPTGKNGAYAEYTVVKADKLARKPDNISFEEAAAVPLAGLTALQMLRQLKVTAGQKVLIQAGAGGVGIYAIQLAKKLGAYVATTASEANREFVVGLGADQVIDYRQANIVDVLSDYDAVFDMVGDVDNGIAILKPGGHFVTISTMLTESQKQTDGKTVETGWLDTNGQDLEQLANTFAEGTLDIVVDSVYPLTTTGIRAAHERSETHHARGKIVVQIKNAVQEEK; from the coding sequence ATGCGAGCAGCAGTTATTAATCAATATGGAGATAAGGATCAATTAAAAGTTGTTGATATAGTCGTACCCACAATTGGAGATGATGAAGTCTTGGTTGAAAATGTAGCAGTAAGTATTAATCCAATCGATTACAAGGCACGTCAAGGGTTGTTGCAACAGATGTTTCAATGGCAATTCCCTGTTGTATTGGGCTGGGATATTGCAGGTACAATCATAGCAGTTGGTGACAATGTAGATAATTTTCATGTTGGTGAAGCAGTTTTTGCACGACCAGATACTGACCCAACAGGGAAAAATGGCGCATATGCTGAGTACACGGTAGTTAAAGCTGATAAGTTAGCGCGCAAACCGGACAATATTAGTTTTGAGGAGGCTGCAGCTGTCCCATTAGCTGGGTTAACAGCGTTACAAATGTTACGCCAACTGAAAGTAACAGCTGGTCAAAAAGTGCTTATTCAAGCTGGTGCAGGTGGTGTGGGAATTTATGCCATTCAACTTGCTAAAAAATTAGGTGCGTATGTGGCGACAACTGCTAGTGAAGCTAATCGTGAATTTGTGGTGGGACTAGGTGCTGATCAAGTGATTGATTATCGGCAGGCAAATATTGTTGATGTGCTGTCAGATTATGATGCTGTGTTTGATATGGTTGGGGATGTTGATAACGGTATTGCTATTTTGAAGCCTGGCGGTCATTTTGTTACCATATCAACAATGCTTACTGAGTCTCAAAAGCAAACGGATGGCAAAACTGTTGAAACAGGGTGGTTAGATACCAATGGGCAAGATTTAGAGCAATTGGCTAATACATTTGCTGAGGGAACATTAGATATTGTGGTTGATTCTGTTTATCCATTAACAACAACGGGTATACGAGCAGCGCATGAGCGTAGCGAAACGCACCATGCACGTGGTAAAATTGTGGTACAGATTAAAAATGCTGTACAAGAGGAGAAATAA
- a CDS encoding DUF1304 domain-containing protein, whose amino-acid sequence MFGYIVTGLVAIEAIVIMGIEIFGSAPQQAKAFDLDESFVKIPEVKVLLGNQGVYNGLLGALIFATMFLLTGHQQILMLQLEMLFVLVAAIYGSLTATRKIILVQGLPAAIALLALYFN is encoded by the coding sequence ATGTTTGGATATATTGTCACTGGATTAGTTGCCATTGAAGCTATTGTTATTATGGGTATAGAAATTTTTGGTTCAGCCCCACAACAAGCGAAAGCATTTGATTTAGACGAGTCTTTTGTTAAGATACCTGAAGTGAAGGTATTATTGGGGAACCAAGGTGTCTATAATGGCTTACTTGGCGCCTTAATTTTTGCCACAATGTTCTTATTGACAGGGCACCAACAGATTTTAATGTTGCAATTAGAAATGCTATTTGTTTTAGTTGCCGCAATATATGGTAGCCTAACGGCTACACGCAAGATTATTTTAGTTCAAGGTTTGCCAGCAGCTATTGCTTTGCTTGCACTGTACTTTAACTGA
- a CDS encoding chloride channel protein: protein MAVNQYKKTIVLVISTISLGLIVGLSSMLLGLFLDLVERVFLKYEETAKIPAPLGTFPTDRLLSVVVGAIIVAVIWWFLRTQTKTPISIKKALNGEQMPFWQTILHVMTQIFFVGTGGSVGRELAPREAGALFAQKWANLLQKLHIPALSQSDRQLLMTAAAGAGFAGIYIAPFTGMLFSVEVLLKKLTLRTVAVSLTMSTIAMFVGSLAKGFRPYYLIGDAKFSAISFLLIFILAPIAGVVGALFRKLCQWAESHQTTNKLIFWQLPAMGLITGLIALLLPEIMGNGRSLAQLAMSSSSQKMVSILLVGGLLKTFVTVLTIRAGAAGGTLTPAIAIGAVIGAIVGLFLMPWLPAVSIWQCAVIGAGALLAASQQAPFMAMLMLIEICHLDSSALLPMGMAILIATGVSKKMLVK, encoded by the coding sequence ATGGCAGTTAATCAGTACAAAAAGACAATTGTTTTAGTCATTTCAACGATTTCACTTGGCTTAATCGTTGGTTTGAGCTCAATGCTTTTAGGGTTATTTTTGGATTTAGTTGAGCGTGTATTTTTAAAATACGAAGAAACTGCAAAAATACCAGCGCCACTGGGAACATTCCCCACTGATCGGTTACTGTCAGTCGTCGTTGGTGCCATAATCGTTGCCGTAATTTGGTGGTTTTTGCGAACGCAAACGAAGACACCAATTAGCATCAAAAAAGCGCTCAATGGCGAGCAAATGCCATTTTGGCAAACAATATTACATGTGATGACACAAATATTCTTTGTCGGTACAGGTGGCTCTGTTGGTCGTGAACTTGCACCTAGAGAAGCAGGTGCATTATTTGCTCAAAAATGGGCTAATCTACTGCAAAAACTACATATACCAGCGTTATCACAGTCAGACAGACAACTATTAATGACCGCAGCAGCAGGTGCCGGTTTTGCAGGGATATATATTGCGCCATTTACTGGCATGCTTTTTTCTGTCGAAGTATTACTTAAAAAATTAACCTTACGCACAGTGGCTGTGAGTTTGACAATGTCAACGATTGCCATGTTTGTAGGGTCTTTGGCGAAGGGCTTTCGACCCTATTATCTCATAGGAGATGCTAAATTTTCTGCCATCAGTTTTCTGCTGATTTTTATTTTGGCACCAATTGCTGGCGTAGTCGGTGCGCTATTTAGAAAATTATGCCAATGGGCTGAAAGTCATCAAACAACAAATAAACTCATATTTTGGCAATTACCAGCTATGGGTTTAATAACCGGATTAATCGCTTTATTATTACCTGAAATCATGGGAAATGGTCGGTCATTGGCGCAATTGGCTATGAGCAGTAGTAGTCAAAAGATGGTTAGTATTTTATTAGTTGGTGGCCTATTGAAGACATTTGTCACGGTATTGACGATTCGTGCTGGTGCGGCTGGTGGCACGTTAACACCAGCAATAGCCATTGGTGCAGTTATTGGCGCAATCGTCGGATTGTTCCTCATGCCATGGCTACCAGCAGTGTCAATTTGGCAATGTGCTGTAATAGGAGCAGGTGCGCTATTAGCAGCATCTCAGCAAGCACCATTTATGGCCATGTTGATGCTAATTGAAATTTGTCATTTGGATTCATCAGCTTTATTACCAATGGGTATGGCTATTTTAATTGCGACAGGTGTCTCGAAAAAGATGCTGGTTAAATAG
- a CDS encoding helix-turn-helix transcriptional regulator, whose product MMDILFPQQLKKYRTKLGMSQEDIADKLFISRQAISRWESGDATPDLTNLIKLTDIFDCSLDSLVLGVPQQQTDTNGQDKIDNSEFTFDPRKGEYIRRHHSMNFWEFLASYWWLIFPVGAFLSWLVPALVEPFK is encoded by the coding sequence ATGATGGACATCTTATTCCCGCAGCAACTAAAAAAATACCGTACTAAGTTAGGCATGTCTCAAGAAGATATCGCTGATAAATTATTTATTTCACGACAGGCTATATCTCGCTGGGAGTCAGGGGATGCAACGCCTGACCTAACTAACCTGATTAAGCTCACTGATATATTTGACTGTTCGCTGGATAGTTTAGTATTAGGTGTGCCACAACAACAGACAGATACAAATGGTCAAGATAAAATAGATAATTCAGAATTTACATTCGATCCGCGCAAGGGTGAGTATATTCGTCGTCATCATAGTATGAATTTTTGGGAATTCTTAGCGAGTTACTGGTGGTTGATTTTTCCTGTAGGTGCTTTCTTAAGTTGGCTCGTGCCAGCATTAGTTGAACCATTTAAGTAA
- a CDS encoding VOC family protein — protein sequence MKPRKLNIKTVPATDTNRAYRFWRDVFDLPQSGHESGRHLMIDGEDITFISGPPTHNLEILVRDHQTDLRKHLRNNFISIIDEPEMRFGHKIAFKIKDSEGNVITLEANQ from the coding sequence ATGAAACCACGTAAACTTAACATTAAAACAGTTCCCGCAACAGATACAAATCGTGCTTACAGATTTTGGCGCGACGTCTTCGATTTGCCACAATCTGGTCATGAAAGTGGCCGACACCTCATGATTGATGGTGAAGATATCACCTTCATATCTGGGCCACCAACGCATAATCTTGAGATACTGGTTCGGGATCATCAGACTGATTTACGTAAACATTTGCGTAATAACTTCATCTCAATTATTGATGAACCTGAGATGCGTTTTGGTCATAAAATCGCTTTTAAAATCAAAGATTCTGAAGGTAATGTCATTACCCTAGAAGCTAACCAATAA
- a CDS encoding ABC-F family ATP-binding cassette domain-containing protein, with amino-acid sequence MALLEISGLSMAYAEKTLYEDAEFELQQGEHMGIVGQNGAGKSTLIKIITGQELPLSGKIEWQKGLKIGYLDQYAEIPDGMDLVAFLHTAYQDLYDKQDRITELYNDYATSMNDKLLERAGRMQEELDAAGFYDVDTKIERVISGLGLEAIGRDRELDQMSGGQRAKVILAKLLLENDDVIILDEPTNYLDVAHIEWLEDFLQSYEGSAMIISHDFDFLDKVTNAIIDLSFGKITKFRGSFKKAMRQKDERAEQQLRQYEKQQGEIEKAQKFIAKNKARASTSKQAKSREKMLARMDKVDPPSEALQAKFNFPYVNSQSANALSVNELSVGYVTPVLEPVTFSITTGQKLVFKGFNGAGKSTLIKSILGVIPALHGHAEFSPSAIVNYFDQDLEWDNDTKTPLQEMQDRFPTLEPKALRTRLAAAGITSENAQKPLQQLSGGEQTKVKLAIMEMKPSNFLILDEPTNHLDEGTKNALRAAIDKFPGNVIIVSHEVSFTKGLGDRELNVAALSFKKDTE; translated from the coding sequence ATGGCATTATTAGAAATCAGTGGGCTCTCAATGGCCTACGCAGAAAAAACTTTATATGAAGACGCAGAATTCGAATTGCAACAAGGCGAACATATGGGTATTGTTGGGCAGAATGGTGCAGGTAAGTCAACGCTTATCAAAATCATAACTGGTCAAGAATTACCATTGTCTGGTAAAATTGAATGGCAAAAAGGACTCAAAATAGGTTATTTGGATCAGTATGCAGAGATCCCAGATGGCATGGATTTGGTGGCCTTTTTGCATACTGCTTATCAAGACCTATATGACAAGCAAGATCGTATAACAGAACTTTATAATGATTATGCGACGTCTATGAATGATAAATTGTTAGAGCGCGCGGGACGTATGCAAGAAGAGCTTGATGCGGCCGGATTTTATGATGTGGACACGAAGATTGAGCGTGTGATATCTGGTCTTGGTTTGGAAGCCATTGGCCGTGATCGTGAATTAGATCAAATGTCAGGTGGTCAACGTGCTAAAGTGATCTTAGCGAAGTTATTGCTTGAAAATGACGATGTGATTATTTTAGATGAACCGACAAACTATTTAGACGTGGCCCATATTGAATGGTTAGAAGACTTTCTGCAAAGTTATGAAGGATCAGCGATGATTATCTCTCATGATTTTGACTTTTTGGACAAAGTGACAAATGCGATTATTGACTTATCGTTTGGTAAAATCACTAAATTCCGTGGCTCATTCAAGAAAGCCATGCGCCAAAAAGATGAGCGAGCAGAGCAACAGTTACGTCAATATGAGAAGCAACAAGGTGAAATTGAAAAAGCGCAGAAGTTTATTGCCAAAAATAAGGCGCGTGCGTCAACTTCAAAGCAAGCGAAATCACGTGAAAAGATGCTAGCACGTATGGACAAGGTTGATCCGCCATCTGAAGCACTACAAGCAAAATTCAATTTTCCTTATGTTAATTCACAATCGGCTAATGCCTTATCGGTTAATGAGTTATCTGTTGGTTATGTGACACCTGTTTTGGAGCCAGTTACTTTTTCGATTACGACTGGACAAAAGCTTGTTTTTAAGGGATTTAATGGTGCGGGTAAGTCAACATTAATTAAATCAATTTTAGGTGTTATTCCAGCACTGCACGGTCATGCAGAATTTTCACCTTCAGCAATTGTTAATTATTTCGATCAAGATTTAGAATGGGATAATGATACTAAAACGCCATTGCAAGAGATGCAAGATCGTTTTCCAACATTAGAACCTAAAGCCTTGAGGACGCGCTTAGCTGCAGCTGGTATTACCTCTGAGAATGCGCAAAAACCATTGCAACAGCTTTCAGGTGGTGAACAAACCAAAGTTAAATTAGCAATTATGGAAATGAAACCTAGTAATTTCTTGATTTTAGATGAGCCAACCAATCACTTAGATGAGGGTACTAAAAATGCATTACGTGCAGCCATAGACAAGTTCCCAGGAAATGTTATCATTGTTTCCCACGAAGTGAGCTTTACTAAGGGGTTAGGTGATCGTGAATTGAACGTTGCTGCGCTTTCCTTTAAGAAAGATACAGAATAA
- a CDS encoding biotin--[acetyl-CoA-carboxylase] ligase codes for MKTDERILQYFAEHEGDYLSGETLAQELDISRAAVWKAIKKLTAQRHNITSQHHVGYLYQSGQVLSAPMITQLATSRWEIRLLDVVDSTNAYAKKALTNGDITEPTIIIANHQTNGQGRLGRPFLSPADNGLYISFVLPLAVGTSVIPGLLTTSTAVAVARAIKRTLAIDLNFKWVNDLLFNSRKVGGILTEGVMDFESQQVSAIVVGIGLNLLRPQNMDVSLEQKVGGMVSKLTVSRNTIVAAIQDEFTQLYGNYTTGTFLPEYRAHNIVIGQNVSVKYGHDVVTGVAKDINEQGQLLLDTGSDMIIIDSGEVLKVNLPDNVYKG; via the coding sequence ATGAAAACAGATGAACGAATATTACAATATTTTGCCGAACATGAGGGAGACTATTTAAGCGGGGAAACACTGGCTCAAGAATTAGATATTAGCCGCGCCGCTGTATGGAAGGCAATTAAAAAATTAACGGCACAGAGGCATAATATTACAAGTCAACATCATGTGGGTTACCTGTATCAGAGTGGTCAAGTATTGAGTGCCCCGATGATTACACAATTGGCAACAAGTCGTTGGGAAATTCGCTTACTTGATGTGGTTGATTCAACGAATGCTTATGCAAAAAAAGCGCTGACCAATGGCGATATTACTGAACCAACTATAATTATTGCTAACCACCAAACGAATGGGCAAGGCCGTTTGGGCCGTCCCTTTTTATCACCTGCGGACAATGGGCTGTACATTTCTTTTGTATTACCATTGGCCGTGGGGACCTCTGTGATACCAGGGCTACTCACGACAAGTACGGCCGTTGCTGTGGCACGTGCAATTAAAAGAACATTGGCGATTGATTTGAATTTTAAATGGGTCAATGATTTGTTGTTTAACTCGCGTAAAGTTGGCGGTATTTTAACAGAAGGTGTGATGGATTTTGAAAGTCAGCAGGTATCAGCCATTGTGGTGGGGATTGGATTGAACTTGTTACGGCCTCAAAACATGGACGTCTCACTAGAGCAAAAAGTTGGTGGTATGGTTAGTAAACTAACAGTGTCACGTAATACAATCGTTGCAGCCATACAGGATGAATTTACACAATTGTATGGGAACTATACAACAGGCACATTTTTACCGGAATATCGTGCTCACAATATTGTTATTGGTCAGAACGTGTCAGTTAAATATGGTCATGACGTGGTGACGGGTGTTGCCAAAGATATTAATGAACAAGGTCAATTATTGCTTGATACAGGGAGTGATATGATAATAATTGATTCTGGCGAGGTGCTAAAAGTTAATTTACCAGATAATGTGTACAAAGGTTGA
- a CDS encoding biotin transporter BioY, which produces MNSNTQRIAITAVLTALLLAVGPLAINVGPIPMTLQTLIIALVASVSSMRVSLTAIVLYLVLGALGLPVLAGFKGGIVLFFGPTGGYLWSFLLFSPIIGLSFKKWRTVTGLIVTNCVATILNLTLGTIWLSISAHMSAQAAIAAGVTPFMVSSVLKIVIVVVVALAIRQLQSRTLVAF; this is translated from the coding sequence ATGAATTCAAATACACAACGTATTGCCATTACTGCGGTACTCACAGCGTTACTATTAGCAGTCGGTCCCTTAGCGATTAATGTTGGTCCGATACCGATGACCTTGCAAACATTGATTATCGCTTTAGTTGCTTCAGTATCGTCAATGCGAGTTAGTCTGACCGCAATTGTTTTATATTTAGTATTAGGGGCATTAGGATTACCAGTTTTGGCAGGATTTAAAGGCGGCATTGTATTATTTTTTGGACCAACAGGTGGCTATCTATGGTCATTCTTACTTTTTTCACCAATTATTGGTTTATCGTTTAAAAAATGGCGAACGGTTACGGGCTTAATAGTGACAAACTGTGTGGCAACGATTCTTAATCTGACCTTAGGTACAATTTGGCTCAGTATCAGTGCACATATGTCGGCTCAAGCTGCAATAGCTGCCGGTGTAACACCATTTATGGTTTCAAGTGTTCTTAAAATTGTTATTGTAGTGGTTGTTGCCTTAGCGATTAGGCAACTACAGTCACGTACGTTGGTGGCTTTTTAA
- a CDS encoding DNA topology modulation protein FlaR encodes MKIRIIGPVGSGKTTFAYNLSHKMNVPVTSLDDLNWIRAVNGDKHRTVSERQLLINKVLQHDSWIIEGAQYREGQALFANADKIFVLDPPYWRNMIYIFKRWLKNWLFGGPPQYRQLRIYLHWQRKWKNTHRAAIFNLLQPYQAKVTVCKGLKGLTKDKN; translated from the coding sequence ATGAAAATTAGAATTATTGGCCCAGTAGGCAGTGGTAAAACAACGTTTGCTTACAATTTAAGCCACAAGATGAATGTACCGGTCACATCACTGGATGATCTTAATTGGATTCGAGCAGTTAATGGGGACAAACACCGTACAGTTTCAGAAAGGCAATTATTGATAAATAAGGTGTTACAGCATGACAGTTGGATTATCGAAGGGGCACAATATCGAGAGGGGCAAGCACTTTTTGCAAATGCAGACAAAATTTTTGTATTAGATCCACCATATTGGCGTAATATGATTTACATTTTCAAGCGTTGGCTAAAAAATTGGCTCTTTGGTGGTCCACCACAATATCGTCAATTACGCATCTATTTGCATTGGCAAAGGAAGTGGAAAAATACACATCGTGCGGCAATTTTTAATTTATTGCAACCATATCAGGCTAAAGTAACTGTGTGCAAAGGTTTAAAAGGTTTGACAAAAGATAAAAATTAG
- the alr gene encoding alanine racemase translates to MVEAITRPTQIEISKQALKHNTEVVKKTSGADKIFLAVKSNAYGLGLIPTSKAAVAGGVYGLAVAIIDEALALRHERVTAPILILGISPAKYAELMAVQHILTTVVSLSWLKEAAQYLSGEQRLHVSLGVDTGMGRIGFRDRESLAEAIAYLQENKQLFDYVGLATHFAESDSSNNDYFYMQLKRWHDMTDGLPEPEFYHVANSGAAMYHADEVPHEVVRVGTVLYGVEPSRGELADGKNLQPVMALRSEMNFVKLLPAGEGISYSHKYTTTGDEWIGTVPIGYGDGWLRKMTGFKVIVDGHYAPIVGQVAMDQLMIRLPRQYPVGTKVTFIGKDGGLENTIEDVAQHAGLAPWEIMTGMQDRLHRVLVD, encoded by the coding sequence ATGGTAGAGGCAATAACACGACCAACACAAATTGAAATTTCCAAACAAGCTTTAAAACACAATACGGAAGTGGTCAAAAAAACATCAGGCGCTGATAAAATATTTTTAGCTGTTAAGTCAAACGCCTATGGTCTGGGTTTAATTCCGACATCTAAAGCTGCAGTAGCTGGTGGTGTGTACGGCTTAGCAGTGGCTATTATTGATGAGGCATTAGCACTACGGCATGAACGGGTGACTGCGCCAATTTTAATTTTAGGTATTTCACCAGCAAAGTATGCTGAACTCATGGCAGTGCAGCATATTTTGACAACAGTTGTGTCCTTGTCATGGCTAAAAGAAGCCGCACAATATTTGAGTGGCGAGCAACGGCTACACGTGTCATTAGGTGTCGATACTGGTATGGGGCGCATTGGTTTTCGCGATCGAGAGTCGCTGGCTGAGGCGATTGCTTATTTGCAGGAAAATAAGCAATTATTTGACTATGTTGGTTTGGCGACACATTTTGCCGAGTCAGATTCGTCGAACAATGATTATTTCTACATGCAACTTAAAAGGTGGCATGACATGACAGATGGTTTACCAGAACCTGAATTTTATCACGTTGCTAATTCTGGTGCTGCGATGTATCACGCCGATGAAGTACCACACGAAGTTGTACGGGTAGGCACTGTTTTATATGGGGTGGAGCCTTCCCGTGGCGAATTGGCAGATGGCAAAAACTTACAGCCTGTCATGGCGTTACGCAGTGAAATGAATTTTGTGAAATTGTTACCAGCGGGTGAAGGCATTAGTTATTCACACAAATACACAACCACTGGTGATGAATGGATTGGCACTGTGCCTATTGGTTATGGGGATGGCTGGTTAAGAAAGATGACTGGGTTTAAAGTCATTGTTGACGGTCACTACGCGCCAATTGTTGGTCAAGTTGCCATGGATCAATTGATGATTAGGTTACCACGCCAATATCCAGTAGGCACGAAAGTGACTTTTATTGGAAAAGATGGTGGGCTAGAAAATACCATAGAAGATGTCGCGCAGCATGCCGGATTAGCGCCTTGGGAGATTATGACAGGCATGCAGGACAGATTACATCGTGTTTTGGTAGATTAA
- a CDS encoding aspartate-semialdehyde dehydrogenase, whose amino-acid sequence MTERKYNIAILGATGAVGTRLIEQLEASTIPVNQLKLLASAKSAGKKLTFKDQEIIVEEATPESFDGIDLVLASGGGSVSHKFAPEAVKRGAVVVDNSSYWRMNDNVPLVVPEVNEADLQTHNGIIANPNCSTTQMVVALEPIRRAYGLSRVIVSTYQAASGAGQSAWEELVAQTTAHNAGEEMVANILPVKGAEKHYPLAYNLLPQIDVFEDDGYTHEEWKMIHETKKIMFGNKNSKSVKVTGTAVRVPVPVGHGETVYFETDPNTGATVKGIQKALSQAEGVILEDDPKTQLYPQPINAEGKRETFVGRVRPDLENDDSFHMWVVSDNLLKGAAWNTVQIAERLVALDLVRVPEGAANKFIAG is encoded by the coding sequence ATGACAGAGCGGAAGTATAATATTGCAATTCTTGGTGCAACAGGTGCGGTTGGTACCCGGTTAATTGAGCAACTGGAAGCATCAACAATCCCAGTTAATCAATTAAAGTTACTGGCATCTGCCAAGTCAGCAGGCAAAAAATTAACGTTCAAAGATCAGGAAATCATTGTTGAAGAAGCGACACCAGAAAGTTTTGATGGTATCGATTTGGTCTTAGCATCAGGTGGTGGTTCTGTCTCACACAAATTTGCACCTGAAGCAGTTAAACGTGGCGCTGTCGTGGTTGATAATTCAAGTTACTGGCGAATGAATGACAATGTGCCTTTAGTTGTGCCAGAGGTAAACGAAGCTGATTTGCAAACACACAATGGCATTATTGCCAATCCAAACTGTTCCACAACACAAATGGTTGTTGCACTTGAACCAATTCGTCGTGCTTATGGGTTAAGCCGTGTGATCGTTTCGACATACCAAGCAGCCTCGGGGGCTGGACAATCAGCTTGGGAAGAATTGGTAGCGCAAACCACTGCACATAATGCAGGGGAAGAAATGGTTGCCAATATATTGCCAGTAAAAGGCGCTGAAAAGCACTATCCGTTAGCATACAATCTATTGCCACAGATTGACGTCTTCGAAGATGACGGCTATACACATGAAGAGTGGAAAATGATTCATGAAACTAAGAAGATCATGTTTGGTAACAAAAATTCTAAGTCAGTTAAAGTGACTGGAACAGCGGTCCGTGTACCTGTACCTGTTGGTCACGGCGAAACGGTTTACTTTGAAACTGATCCTAATACGGGTGCAACCGTGAAGGGTATTCAAAAAGCTTTGAGTCAAGCTGAAGGTGTTATCTTAGAAGATGATCCTAAAACACAGCTTTATCCACAGCCAATTAATGCTGAAGGCAAGCGCGAGACTTTTGTTGGTCGTGTCCGACCAGATCTTGAAAATGATGATTCGTTCCATATGTGGGTCGTGTCCGACAACTTATTAAAGGGCGCAGCATGGAATACTGTTCAAATTGCTGAGCGTTTAGTTGCTTTGGATCTTGTGCGTGTGCCAGAAGGTGCTGCAAATAAATTTATAGCGGGATAG